The Xanthobacter flavus genome includes a window with the following:
- the mutS gene encoding DNA mismatch repair protein MutS: MRPTATKTAAKPASDETPPDEAPAPAKAPAPKADETRVTPMMAQYMEIKAANPDSLLFYRMGDFYELFFGDAEQASQALGIVLTKRGKHLGEDIPMCGVPIDRAEEYLHKLIALGFRVAVCEQLEDPAEAKKRGGKSVVRRDVTRLVTPGTITEDSLLDARRENVLAALARVRAGSAAEDFAYAIAFTDMSTGAFRVAGTTRAALSGDLARVDPAELLVSDALMDDAELRAMLRDLPAVTPLPRQSFDGAGAEKRLADFYGVAALDAFGAFSRAELIAAAAVVAYVDRTQLGAKPLLARPVREAEGGIMAIDAGTRANLELVRTTSGDRRGSLLAAVDRTVTAAGARLLARRIAEPLTDLDAIRARHDGVGHLCEDGTLRRALREALARAPDMARAVTRLALQRGGPRDLAAVRDGLDGALSIARLIGADAPDDLARAARALSHAPHAVALDLASALADNLPVHRRDGGFVREGCDGELDATRALRDESRRVVAALERRYVEETGVRALKIRHNAVLGYYVEVSQQNADRLREPPHDGVFVHRQTMAGAMRFSSVELGDLESRISSAGERALALEQAIFERLSAAVVAETEAIRAAANALAELDVASGLAELAATEAHVRPQMEEGVAFAIVGGRHPVVEQALAKDGGPFVPNDCDLSPPEGDRDGRIVLVTGPNMAGKSTFLRQNALIAVLAQAGAFVPARSARIGVVDRLFSRVGAADDLARGRSTFMVEMVETAAILNQATPRSLVILDEIGRGTATFDGMSIAWASLEHLHEVNRCRALFATHFHELTALSQRCRRLSNATVKVTEWHGDVIFLHEVVPGAADRSYGIQVAKLAGLPEAVITRAKAVLAELEAAERASPAQKLIDDLPLFAARPKPAEKAAQADPAAEAVLGALDDLDPDALSPREALDALYRLKGLRRDH; the protein is encoded by the coding sequence ATGCGCCCGACCGCCACCAAGACCGCTGCAAAGCCCGCCTCCGACGAGACGCCCCCGGACGAGGCCCCCGCGCCCGCCAAGGCTCCGGCCCCGAAGGCGGACGAGACGCGCGTGACGCCCATGATGGCGCAGTACATGGAGATCAAGGCGGCGAACCCGGACAGCCTGCTGTTCTACCGCATGGGGGATTTCTACGAGCTGTTCTTCGGAGATGCGGAGCAGGCCTCGCAGGCGCTGGGCATCGTGCTCACCAAGCGCGGCAAGCATCTTGGCGAGGACATCCCCATGTGCGGGGTGCCCATCGACCGGGCCGAGGAATATCTGCACAAGCTCATCGCCCTCGGCTTCCGCGTCGCCGTGTGCGAGCAGCTGGAAGACCCAGCCGAGGCGAAGAAGCGCGGTGGCAAATCGGTGGTGCGGCGCGACGTCACCCGCCTCGTCACCCCCGGCACGATCACCGAGGACTCGCTGCTCGACGCCCGCCGCGAGAACGTGCTGGCCGCGCTGGCGCGGGTGCGGGCCGGCTCGGCGGCGGAGGACTTCGCCTATGCGATCGCCTTCACCGACATGTCCACCGGTGCCTTCCGGGTTGCGGGGACAACGCGCGCCGCGCTTTCGGGCGATCTCGCGCGGGTGGACCCGGCGGAACTGCTGGTCTCCGACGCGCTCATGGACGACGCCGAGCTGCGCGCCATGCTGCGGGACCTGCCAGCGGTGACGCCGCTGCCCCGCCAGTCCTTCGACGGGGCCGGGGCGGAGAAAAGGCTCGCGGACTTCTATGGGGTGGCGGCGCTCGACGCCTTCGGCGCCTTCTCCCGCGCGGAGCTGATCGCGGCGGCGGCGGTGGTCGCCTATGTGGACCGTACCCAACTCGGCGCCAAGCCCCTCCTCGCCCGCCCGGTGCGGGAGGCGGAGGGCGGCATCATGGCCATCGATGCCGGCACCCGCGCCAATCTGGAACTGGTGCGCACCACGTCCGGCGACCGGCGCGGCTCGCTGCTTGCCGCCGTGGACCGCACGGTGACGGCGGCCGGCGCGCGGCTTCTCGCCCGCCGCATCGCCGAGCCATTGACCGACCTCGACGCCATCCGCGCCCGGCACGACGGAGTAGGGCATCTGTGCGAGGACGGCACCTTGCGCCGCGCGCTTCGGGAGGCGCTCGCCCGCGCCCCGGACATGGCCCGCGCCGTCACCCGCCTTGCCTTGCAGCGTGGTGGCCCGCGCGATCTCGCGGCGGTGCGCGACGGCCTCGACGGCGCGCTCTCCATCGCCCGCCTCATCGGTGCCGATGCGCCGGACGATCTTGCCCGCGCTGCCCGCGCCCTCTCCCATGCGCCCCATGCGGTGGCGCTGGACCTCGCTTCGGCCTTGGCGGACAACCTGCCCGTCCACCGCCGCGACGGCGGCTTCGTGCGTGAGGGCTGCGACGGCGAGCTCGACGCCACCCGCGCCCTGCGGGACGAGAGCCGCCGCGTCGTGGCCGCGCTGGAGCGCCGCTATGTGGAGGAGACGGGCGTCCGCGCCCTCAAGATCCGGCACAATGCGGTGCTTGGCTATTATGTCGAGGTATCCCAGCAGAATGCGGACCGCCTGCGCGAGCCGCCGCACGATGGTGTCTTCGTCCATCGCCAGACCATGGCGGGGGCCATGCGCTTCTCGTCCGTGGAGCTGGGCGATCTGGAAAGCCGCATCTCCAGCGCCGGGGAACGGGCGCTGGCGCTAGAGCAGGCCATCTTCGAGCGCCTGTCCGCCGCCGTGGTGGCCGAGACGGAGGCCATCCGTGCCGCCGCCAATGCGCTGGCCGAACTGGATGTGGCCTCGGGCCTTGCGGAACTCGCGGCCACCGAGGCCCACGTGCGCCCGCAGATGGAGGAGGGCGTCGCCTTCGCCATCGTCGGCGGACGCCACCCGGTGGTGGAGCAGGCGTTGGCCAAGGATGGCGGCCCCTTCGTGCCCAACGATTGCGACCTCTCCCCGCCGGAGGGGGACAGGGACGGCCGCATCGTCCTCGTCACCGGGCCGAACATGGCGGGTAAATCTACCTTCCTCAGGCAGAACGCGCTGATCGCGGTGCTGGCGCAGGCCGGGGCCTTCGTGCCGGCCCGCTCCGCCCGCATCGGCGTGGTGGACCGGCTGTTCTCCCGCGTCGGCGCGGCGGACGATCTGGCGCGCGGGCGCTCCACCTTCATGGTGGAGATGGTGGAGACCGCCGCCATCCTCAATCAGGCGACGCCGCGCTCCCTCGTCATTCTCGACGAGATCGGCCGCGGCACGGCCACCTTCGACGGTATGTCCATCGCCTGGGCGAGCCTTGAGCACCTGCACGAGGTGAACCGCTGCCGGGCGCTGTTCGCCACCCATTTCCACGAGCTGACCGCGCTCTCCCAGCGCTGCCGTCGCCTCTCCAACGCCACCGTGAAGGTGACGGAATGGCACGGCGACGTGATCTTCCTGCACGAGGTGGTGCCGGGGGCGGCGGATCGCTCCTACGGCATCCAGGTGGCGAAGCTCGCGGGCCTGCCGGAAGCCGTCATCACGCGGGCCAAGGCGGTGCTGGCGGAACTGGAGGCGGCGGAGCGCGCCTCGCCGGCGCAGAAGCTGATCGACGACCTGCCGCTGTTCGCGGCGCGCCCGAAGCCGGCCGAAAAAGCGGCGCAGGCCGATCCCGCCGCCGAGGCCGTGCTCGGCGCGCTCGATGATCTCGATCCCGACGCGCTAAGCCCGCGCGAGGCGCTGGACGCGCTCTATCGGCTGAAGGGTCTGCGGCGCGACCACTAG
- a CDS encoding adenylosuccinate synthase, with protein MANVVVVGSQWGDEGKGKIVDWLSEQADVVVRFQGGHNAGHTLVVGGVTYKLSLLPSGVVRPGKLSVIGNGVVLDPQALVDELARLAAQGVEIGPDRLRIAETVPLILPLHRELDALRESATAEGARIGTTKRGIGPAYEDKVGRRAIRLVDLTDPESLPAKVDRLLTHHNLIRRGLGMEEVDGVALVSELMALAPKVLPFMDRVWELLDKARRDGKKILFEGAQGALLDIDHGTYPYVTSSNTVAGSAASGTGIGPGALDYVLGITKAYTTRVGEGPFPTELLDEVGKTLGTKGREFGVVTGRARRCGWFDAVLVRQTVRTCGIHGIALTKLDVLDGFNELKVCVGYKVDGKEIDYLPAESGAQARAEPIYETMEGWQDSTAGARSWADLPAEAVKYVRRVEELIGCPVAVLSTSPERDDTILVHNPFQA; from the coding sequence GTGGCCAATGTGGTCGTGGTCGGCTCTCAGTGGGGCGACGAAGGCAAGGGCAAGATCGTCGATTGGCTCTCCGAGCAGGCGGACGTGGTCGTCCGCTTCCAGGGCGGCCACAATGCCGGCCATACGCTGGTCGTCGGCGGCGTCACCTATAAACTGTCCCTGCTGCCGTCCGGCGTTGTGCGTCCGGGCAAGCTGTCGGTCATCGGCAACGGTGTCGTGCTCGACCCGCAGGCGCTGGTGGACGAGCTGGCGCGCCTCGCCGCCCAGGGCGTCGAGATCGGCCCCGACCGGCTGCGCATCGCCGAGACCGTCCCGCTCATCCTGCCGCTGCACCGCGAGCTCGACGCTTTGCGCGAAAGCGCGACCGCCGAGGGCGCGCGCATCGGCACCACCAAGCGCGGCATCGGCCCCGCCTATGAGGACAAGGTCGGCCGCCGCGCCATCCGCCTGGTGGACCTGACCGACCCGGAGAGCCTGCCGGCCAAGGTCGACCGTCTTCTCACCCATCACAACCTCATCCGCCGCGGTCTCGGCATGGAAGAGGTGGACGGCGTCGCGCTGGTCTCCGAGCTGATGGCGCTCGCCCCCAAGGTCCTGCCCTTCATGGACCGGGTGTGGGAACTGCTGGACAAGGCGCGCCGCGACGGGAAGAAGATCCTGTTCGAGGGGGCGCAGGGCGCGCTGCTCGACATCGACCACGGCACCTATCCTTACGTCACCTCGTCCAACACCGTCGCCGGCTCGGCGGCGAGCGGCACCGGCATCGGGCCGGGCGCGCTCGATTATGTTCTGGGCATCACCAAGGCCTACACCACCCGCGTGGGCGAAGGCCCCTTCCCCACCGAGCTGCTCGACGAAGTTGGCAAGACGCTGGGCACCAAGGGCCGCGAGTTCGGCGTCGTCACCGGCCGCGCCCGTCGCTGCGGCTGGTTCGATGCGGTGCTGGTGCGCCAGACGGTGCGCACCTGCGGCATCCACGGCATCGCCTTGACCAAGCTCGACGTGCTCGACGGCTTTAACGAGTTGAAAGTTTGCGTCGGCTACAAGGTTGACGGTAAGGAAATCGACTATCTGCCGGCGGAAAGCGGCGCGCAGGCCCGGGCCGAGCCCATATACGAGACCATGGAAGGCTGGCAGGATTCCACCGCCGGCGCCCGCTCGTGGGCCGACCTGCCGGCCGAGGCGGTGAAATACGTGCGGCGCGTGGAAGAGCTGATCGGTTGTCCGGTGGCGGTGCTGTCGACCAGCCCGGAACGCGACGACACGATCCTTGTTCACAACCCGTTTCAGGCATAA
- the rsmB gene encoding 16S rRNA (cytosine(967)-C(5))-methyltransferase RsmB, which yields MKTPRSAPAPSRRPGGSPKPVAATPGLSARVVAVDALEAVLRQGAALEEALDGPALEPRDRALAYRIVATALRRLGTLRTVLGKLMERGFPKSAPRLESILLAGATQILFMDVPSHAAVGLSVDLARADRSTVGFAGLVNAVLRRVAREGEALMAGVDPDFADTPDWLRQRWIKAYGAETARDMAAMHRVEPPLDITVKADPADWAQKLSGEVLPTGTVRILQAGPVRALPGFAEGAWWVQDAAAALPARLLGKVQGLKVADLCAAPGGKTAQLVAAGAEVTAVDRSGARLTRLRDNLARLGLSATVVEGDAATFAGGPFDAVLLDAPCSATGTLRRHPDIAVSKRPADIPTLATLQARLLDHAIDLVKPGGLVVYSTCSLEPEEGEAQVERLLAARSDVERAPLGAEEVDGLDLFITPQGDVRTLPSQWMRGEAERSGLDGFFAARLRRKG from the coding sequence ATGAAGACTCCCCGCAGCGCTCCCGCTCCGTCCCGCCGCCCTGGCGGCAGCCCCAAGCCCGTTGCCGCCACCCCCGGCCTGTCCGCCCGCGTCGTCGCCGTCGATGCGCTGGAAGCCGTGCTGCGGCAGGGCGCCGCGCTCGAAGAGGCGCTGGATGGCCCGGCACTGGAGCCGCGCGACCGGGCACTCGCCTACCGCATCGTCGCCACTGCCCTGCGGCGCCTCGGCACGCTGCGCACGGTGCTCGGCAAGCTGATGGAGCGCGGCTTCCCCAAGTCGGCGCCGCGGCTGGAATCCATCCTGCTGGCGGGGGCGACGCAGATCCTGTTCATGGACGTGCCGAGCCATGCGGCGGTCGGCCTCAGCGTGGACCTTGCCCGCGCCGATCGCTCCACCGTGGGCTTCGCCGGCCTCGTCAACGCCGTGCTGCGCCGTGTGGCGCGGGAGGGCGAGGCGTTGATGGCCGGGGTGGATCCCGATTTCGCCGACACGCCCGACTGGCTGCGCCAACGCTGGATCAAGGCCTATGGGGCCGAGACCGCGCGCGACATGGCCGCCATGCATCGGGTGGAGCCGCCCCTCGACATCACCGTGAAGGCCGATCCGGCCGACTGGGCGCAGAAGCTCTCCGGCGAGGTGCTGCCCACCGGCACGGTGCGCATTCTCCAGGCCGGACCGGTGCGCGCGCTTCCCGGATTCGCGGAAGGCGCGTGGTGGGTGCAGGATGCCGCCGCCGCGCTCCCCGCCCGGCTCCTCGGCAAAGTCCAGGGGCTGAAGGTGGCGGACCTGTGCGCCGCCCCTGGCGGCAAGACGGCGCAGCTCGTCGCCGCGGGCGCTGAGGTGACGGCGGTGGACCGCTCCGGCGCGCGCCTCACCCGGCTCAGGGACAATCTGGCGCGGCTCGGCCTCTCCGCGACCGTGGTGGAGGGCGATGCCGCGACCTTCGCCGGAGGGCCGTTCGATGCGGTGCTGCTCGATGCACCCTGCTCGGCCACCGGCACCCTGCGCCGGCATCCGGACATCGCGGTGTCCAAGCGCCCGGCCGATATCCCAACCCTCGCCACCCTGCAGGCGCGGCTGCTCGACCACGCCATCGACCTCGTGAAGCCCGGCGGCCTCGTCGTCTATTCCACCTGCTCGCTGGAGCCGGAGGAGGGCGAGGCGCAGGTCGAACGCCTCCTGGCCGCCCGCAGCGACGTCGAGCGGGCACCGCTTGGCGCCGAAGAGGTGGATGGCCTCGATTTGTTCATAACTCCTCAAGGGGATGTGCGCACTCTTCCAAGTCAGTGGATGCGGGGGGAGGCGGAGCGGTCGGGTCTCGACGGCTTCTTTGCCGCCCGTCTGCGGCGCAAGGGATGA
- a CDS encoding heparinase II/III family protein — translation MGIWNGSAGPLQAVARNLFGTLAGKSPAPPTGGAVSRGGLKERTQLATLLVELWSQTVLARIGGRAVPLGYVPVPVPERLLIAPQDLRTGDATVASEIYSGRFAFAGKVMALDGRTAFELVPPSVEWAEALHGFGWLRHLKAANTTIARANARALVGDFIRDPGKAKAVAARPDVAARRIISWLTQATFLLQDADHDFYRRFMRSLAKQVRQLRRMASDAPDGYPRLISIVALVFAGLCMSDQPRLLKAAQKRLGEELDRQILPDGGPLTRNPGMLIELLLDLLPLRQAFTARNQQAPAALMNAVDRMMPMLRFFRHGDGAFAHFHGMGHTAADQLATILAFDDARGAPVANAPYSGYQRLDARSLMLIADTGPPPPAVASWEAHASCLAFEFSSARQRIVINCGVPEVHREMWRQVARSTAAHSTAVIADTSSCRFLQGGSMTRIFGAPIVAGPKHVEVQRGTRNNALLLRASHDGYAEAFNLLHQRSWRLALEGNRLDGEDIFKPVEEGGALPAETFAIRFHLHPSVTVERLDDPHTALLSLPNGEAWAFAAPHLPLVVEESVDLAASGGPRRTSQLVLTGEVARTPRVIWTFVRTREAQSVPSARPGRG, via the coding sequence ATGGGTATCTGGAATGGATCGGCGGGCCCCCTTCAGGCCGTGGCCAGAAATCTGTTCGGCACGCTGGCCGGGAAGAGCCCTGCGCCGCCGACGGGAGGCGCCGTGAGCCGAGGCGGGCTTAAAGAGCGCACCCAACTGGCGACCCTCCTGGTGGAGCTGTGGTCGCAGACGGTGCTCGCGCGCATCGGCGGCCGCGCGGTGCCGCTCGGCTACGTGCCGGTGCCGGTGCCCGAACGCCTCCTGATCGCCCCGCAGGACCTGAGGACCGGCGACGCCACCGTCGCCAGCGAGATCTATTCCGGCCGCTTCGCTTTCGCCGGCAAGGTGATGGCGCTGGATGGCCGCACCGCGTTCGAGCTGGTGCCGCCCTCGGTGGAATGGGCCGAAGCGCTGCACGGGTTCGGGTGGCTGCGGCACCTGAAAGCCGCCAACACCACCATCGCCCGGGCAAATGCCCGCGCCCTTGTCGGTGACTTCATCCGCGATCCCGGCAAGGCCAAGGCGGTGGCGGCGCGTCCGGACGTGGCGGCGCGGCGCATCATCTCCTGGCTCACCCAGGCGACCTTCCTGCTGCAGGACGCCGACCACGATTTCTACCGCCGCTTCATGCGCTCGCTGGCCAAGCAGGTGCGCCAGCTGCGCCGGATGGCCAGCGATGCGCCGGACGGCTATCCCCGCCTCATCTCCATCGTCGCGCTGGTGTTCGCCGGGCTGTGCATGTCCGACCAGCCGCGCCTCCTCAAGGCGGCGCAGAAGCGCCTCGGCGAGGAGCTGGACCGGCAGATCCTGCCCGATGGCGGGCCGCTTACCCGCAATCCCGGCATGCTCATCGAGCTGCTGCTGGATCTTCTCCCATTGCGCCAGGCCTTCACCGCCCGCAACCAGCAGGCTCCGGCCGCGCTGATGAATGCGGTGGACCGCATGATGCCCATGCTGCGCTTCTTCCGGCATGGCGACGGCGCCTTCGCGCATTTCCACGGCATGGGCCACACGGCGGCGGACCAGCTCGCCACCATCCTCGCCTTCGACGACGCGCGCGGTGCGCCGGTGGCGAACGCGCCCTATTCCGGCTACCAGCGGCTCGATGCCCGCTCGCTGATGCTGATCGCCGACACCGGCCCGCCGCCGCCCGCCGTGGCGAGCTGGGAGGCGCACGCGAGCTGCCTCGCCTTCGAATTCTCCTCAGCCCGCCAGCGCATCGTCATCAATTGCGGCGTGCCGGAGGTGCATCGGGAGATGTGGCGGCAGGTGGCGCGCTCCACCGCGGCGCATTCCACCGCGGTGATCGCCGACACGTCGTCCTGCCGCTTCCTGCAGGGCGGCTCCATGACGCGCATCTTCGGCGCGCCCATCGTGGCCGGCCCGAAGCATGTGGAGGTGCAGCGCGGCACGCGGAACAACGCGCTTTTGCTGCGCGCCAGCCATGACGGCTATGCCGAGGCCTTCAACCTTCTGCACCAGCGCTCATGGCGGCTGGCGCTGGAGGGCAACCGGCTCGACGGCGAGGACATCTTCAAGCCGGTAGAGGAGGGCGGCGCGCTGCCGGCGGAGACCTTCGCCATCCGATTCCATTTGCACCCGTCCGTGACCGTGGAGCGGCTGGACGATCCCCATACCGCCTTGCTCAGCCTGCCCAACGGCGAGGCCTGGGCCTTTGCCGCGCCGCATCTGCCCCTCGTGGTGGAGGAAAGCGTGGACCTCGCCGCCAGCGGCGGGCCGCGTCGCACATCCCAGCTCGTGCTCACCGGAGAGGTAGCGCGCACGCCGCGCGTCATCTGGACCTTCGTGCGCACCCGGGAAGCCCAGAGCGTGCCTTCCGCACGGCCGGGCCGGGGCTGA
- the htpX gene encoding zinc metalloprotease HtpX, translated as MNHLKTAILLAGMTALFMAVGFAIGGRGGMMIAFVVAAGMNLFSYWNADKMVLRMYGAREVDERTAPEFVGMVRELAQRADLPMPRVFIMDNPQPNAFATGRNPQNAAVAATTGLLETLTPEEVAGVMAHELAHIKHYDTLTMTITATIAGAISMLANFGLLFGGGNRENNNPFGFIGTILMVILAPMAAMLVQMAISRSREYEADRGGAEILGRPMALASALAKISGASHQVPNYEAEANPATAHMFIINPLSGARMDNLFSTHPAVENRIAALRDLSQRMGGGGFTAPRSAPAQPRRGPWG; from the coding sequence ATGAATCACCTGAAGACGGCGATCCTGCTCGCAGGCATGACCGCCCTGTTCATGGCCGTCGGCTTCGCAATAGGCGGGCGCGGCGGCATGATGATCGCGTTCGTCGTGGCGGCAGGCATGAACCTGTTCAGCTACTGGAACGCCGACAAGATGGTCCTGCGCATGTACGGCGCGCGGGAGGTGGATGAGCGCACCGCGCCCGAGTTCGTCGGCATGGTGCGCGAGCTGGCGCAGCGGGCGGACCTGCCCATGCCGCGGGTGTTCATCATGGACAACCCCCAGCCCAATGCCTTCGCCACCGGCCGCAATCCGCAGAACGCTGCGGTCGCCGCCACCACCGGCCTGCTGGAAACGCTGACCCCCGAAGAGGTGGCGGGCGTGATGGCGCATGAACTGGCGCACATCAAGCATTACGACACCCTCACCATGACCATCACGGCAACCATTGCCGGCGCCATCTCCATGCTCGCGAACTTCGGCCTGCTGTTCGGCGGCGGAAACCGGGAGAACAACAACCCGTTCGGCTTCATCGGCACAATCCTGATGGTCATCCTGGCCCCGATGGCCGCCATGCTGGTGCAGATGGCCATCTCCCGCTCCCGCGAATACGAGGCCGACCGGGGCGGTGCGGAGATACTGGGGCGGCCTATGGCCCTCGCCTCGGCCCTGGCCAAGATCTCCGGAGCGAGCCATCAGGTGCCGAACTATGAGGCAGAAGCGAACCCCGCAACTGCCCACATGTTCATCATCAACCCGCTGTCCGGGGCGCGGATGGACAATCTCTTCTCCACGCATCCGGCAGTGGAGAACCGCATCGCCGCTTTGCGCGACCTGTCGCAGCGGATGGGCGGCGGCGGCTTCACAGCGCCCCGTTCGGCCCCGGCGCAGCCGCGTCGGGGACCGTGGGGCTAA
- the fae gene encoding formaldehyde-activating enzyme → MAKISKVLVGEALVGDGNEVAHIDLIIGPRGSAAETAFVTSLTNNKDGFTSLLAVLAPNLPCKPNTVMFNKVTIKDARQAVQMFGPAQYGVAKAVQDSVAEGVIPVEEADDLFICVGVFIHWEAADDAKIQQYNYEATKLSIARAVAGTPTAQEATDKRNEAKHPFAA, encoded by the coding sequence GTGGCTAAGATTAGCAAGGTTCTGGTTGGTGAGGCGCTCGTCGGGGACGGCAACGAGGTGGCCCACATCGACCTCATCATCGGTCCGCGCGGCAGCGCGGCCGAGACGGCGTTCGTCACCAGCCTGACGAACAACAAGGATGGCTTCACGTCCCTCCTCGCGGTGCTCGCGCCGAACCTGCCCTGCAAGCCCAACACCGTGATGTTCAACAAGGTGACCATCAAGGACGCCCGCCAGGCCGTCCAGATGTTCGGCCCCGCCCAGTACGGCGTCGCCAAGGCGGTGCAGGACTCGGTGGCGGAAGGCGTCATCCCGGTCGAGGAAGCCGACGACCTCTTCATCTGCGTCGGCGTGTTCATCCACTGGGAGGCGGCGGACGACGCCAAGATCCAGCAGTACAACTACGAGGCGACCAAGCTCTCCATCGCGCGCGCCGTGGCCGGTACCCCCACCGCCCAGGAAGCGACCGACAAGCGCAACGAAGCCAAGCACCCCTTCGCGGCCTAG
- a CDS encoding YncE family protein, which translates to MAFNRRAAAAAILAAAAALLVSPRPSIAAEAFITNQPGNEVAVVALDGAAAPPKLVARIPVPGEPAGIAVSRDGRRAFVTSPEGKALSVIDAATRKVEKRIPVGGGPLGVAVAPSGKPVYVADWYAARLVVVDPDKPDDLRVARTGASPSGVAVTPDGALVLSADRDDDQVSIIDAATLERVAVVKVGTRPFGITLSEDGRTAYTANVGSDDVSIIDVAARRVIGTVKVGNRPYALALAGPLAFVTNQYAGTVSVFDTATRAPRATISVGEYPEGIAAAQDGRAVYVVNWFDNTMSVIDTQTLKVVSTLEVGDGPRAFGLFLRQSP; encoded by the coding sequence ATGGCCTTCAACCGGCGCGCGGCGGCTGCGGCGATCCTCGCCGCGGCGGCCGCGCTGCTCGTCTCGCCCCGGCCTTCGATCGCGGCGGAGGCCTTCATCACCAATCAGCCCGGCAATGAGGTTGCGGTGGTGGCGCTGGATGGTGCCGCCGCCCCGCCCAAACTCGTCGCGCGCATTCCGGTCCCCGGCGAGCCGGCCGGAATCGCCGTGTCGCGGGACGGACGCCGTGCCTTCGTCACCAGCCCCGAGGGCAAGGCCCTTTCGGTGATCGATGCCGCGACCCGCAAGGTCGAGAAGCGCATCCCTGTCGGCGGCGGCCCGCTGGGCGTCGCGGTCGCGCCCTCCGGCAAGCCGGTCTACGTGGCGGACTGGTATGCGGCGCGCCTCGTGGTGGTCGATCCGGACAAGCCTGACGACCTGCGTGTCGCCCGGACCGGCGCCTCTCCCTCCGGCGTGGCGGTAACGCCCGACGGCGCCCTCGTGCTCAGCGCCGACCGCGACGACGATCAGGTCTCCATCATCGATGCCGCGACGCTGGAGCGCGTCGCCGTGGTGAAGGTCGGCACCCGCCCCTTCGGCATCACGCTGTCCGAGGACGGCCGCACGGCCTACACGGCCAATGTGGGCTCGGACGACGTGAGCATCATCGATGTCGCCGCGCGCCGGGTGATCGGCACGGTGAAGGTGGGCAACAGGCCCTATGCGCTGGCGCTGGCCGGCCCCCTCGCCTTCGTCACCAACCAGTATGCGGGAACGGTGAGCGTGTTCGACACCGCGACGCGCGCGCCGCGCGCCACAATCTCCGTGGGCGAATATCCGGAGGGCATCGCCGCCGCGCAGGACGGGCGCGCGGTCTATGTGGTGAACTGGTTCGACAACACCATGAGCGTCATCGACACGCAGACGCTGAAGGTGGTCTCCACCCTCGAAGTGGGCGACGGCCCCCGCGCCTTCGGCCTCTTCCTGCGCCAGTCGCCCTGA
- a CDS encoding SRPBCC family protein, which yields MRQMIAAAAALAMAMVPLAADAHGPTRKKITESVEINAPADKVWAVIGNFQDMSWHPAVEKNEGKGGNAVDATRLLTLKGGGTIDEVLVKYEPEQKSYAYRINAVDVKVLPVTNYSSTIAVIPVDATHTKVEWRGAFYRGYPNNDPPPELSDEAAIAAVTAVYRGGLDALKAKVEKGS from the coding sequence ATGAGGCAGATGATTGCCGCCGCCGCGGCCCTTGCGATGGCGATGGTTCCGCTCGCCGCCGATGCCCACGGCCCCACCCGCAAGAAGATCACCGAGAGCGTCGAGATCAACGCGCCGGCGGACAAGGTGTGGGCCGTCATCGGCAACTTCCAGGACATGAGCTGGCACCCGGCCGTCGAGAAGAACGAGGGCAAGGGCGGCAACGCCGTGGATGCCACGCGCCTGCTCACCCTCAAGGGCGGCGGCACCATCGACGAGGTGCTGGTGAAGTATGAGCCGGAGCAGAAGAGCTACGCCTACCGCATCAACGCAGTGGACGTGAAAGTGCTGCCGGTGACCAACTATTCGTCCACCATCGCCGTCATCCCGGTCGATGCCACCCACACCAAGGTGGAATGGCGCGGCGCCTTCTATCGCGGCTACCCCAATAACGACCCGCCCCCGGAACTGAGCGACGAAGCCGCCATCGCCGCCGTGACCGCCGTCTATCGCGGCGGGCTGGACGCCCTCAAGGCCAAGGTCGAAAAGGGCTCCTGA
- a CDS encoding DUF3280 domain-containing protein — protein MTGRSIAAPAPVAIFGFELFDDTADQRDSIRAEQAARLKLINAELERLVVETGQLTPVDLAPFAARIEEASPFFKCNACENEIAAAAGARFEVMGVVRKVSNLILSIELQVKEVDLKGVDGSAKAVRVGVVDIRGNTDESWTRGVRYLVKNRIFAPGLPDLSQ, from the coding sequence GTGACCGGCCGCAGTATTGCTGCGCCTGCTCCCGTTGCGATCTTCGGCTTTGAATTATTTGATGATACGGCGGACCAGCGCGACAGCATCCGCGCCGAACAGGCCGCCCGGCTCAAGCTCATCAATGCCGAGCTGGAGCGCCTCGTCGTGGAAACCGGGCAGCTCACGCCCGTCGATCTCGCGCCCTTCGCCGCGCGCATCGAGGAGGCATCCCCCTTCTTCAAGTGCAATGCCTGCGAGAACGAGATCGCCGCCGCCGCCGGCGCGCGGTTCGAGGTGATGGGCGTGGTGCGCAAGGTGTCCAACCTCATCCTGTCCATCGAGCTGCAGGTGAAGGAGGTGGACCTCAAGGGCGTGGACGGCAGCGCGAAGGCAGTGCGCGTCGGCGTGGTGGACATTCGTGGCAACACGGACGAATCCTGGACCCGCGGCGTGCGCTATCTGGTGAAGAACCGCATCTTCGCCCCCGGCCTGCCGGACCTGTCCCAATGA